One Oncorhynchus nerka isolate Pitt River linkage group LG5, Oner_Uvic_2.0, whole genome shotgun sequence genomic window carries:
- the slbp gene encoding histone RNA hairpin-binding protein isoform X2: MSFRHKSRRTNAEYNGDENRNRGPSRWSNCRKRGADGSMRSNGDLDSTGTSDLKMNANHRPVSFTTPESEGPVPRCADWGSEVETDERRSSVRRDMQRRRILTSDFGPRERKNSSGSSESRDSPVPGEVMEEDEEVLMRRQKQITYGKNTLAYDRYIKEVPKHLRQPGVHPKTPNKFKKYSRRSWDQQIKLWKVKIHAWDPPALEGSELQAIEEVDLDDVMDIELDFPELDSDSSAQPLKVSNASSSQPDSCQGTPSKMMKIDASVDLDMA, translated from the exons GAATAGGGGCCCTTCAAGGTGGTCCAACTGCCGGAAACGGGGAGCTGATGGCAGTATGAGATCAAATGGGGACTTGGACTCAACCGGTACCAGTGATCTGAAGATGAATGCTAACCATAGACCTGTTAG TTTTACCACTCCTGAAAGTGAAGGTCCAGTTCCTAGATGCGCGGATTGGGGGAGTGAAGTGGAGACTGACGAAAGGCGCTCAAGTGTCCGTCGGGATATGCAACG GCGAAGGATACTAACATCAGATTTTGGTCCAAGGGAACGAAAGAACTCTTCTGGGAG CTCAGAGTCCAGAGACTCTCCTGTCCCCGGTGAGGTCATGGAGGAGGACGAGGAAGTCCTGATGAGGAGGCAGAAACAGATCACCTACGGGAAGAACACACTCGCCTATGACAGATACATCAAGGAAGTACCCAA GCACTTGAGGCAGCCGGGAGTTCATCCTAAGACTCCCAACAAGTTCAAGAAGTACAGCCGGCGCTCATGGGACCAGCAGATTAAGCTGTGGAAGGTGAAGATTCACGCGTGGGATCCCCCAGCCCTGGAAGGCAGTGAGCTGCAGGCCAT AGAGGAGGTTGACTTGGATGATGTCATGGATATTGAGCTGGACTTCCCTGAGCTGGATTCAGACTCGAGCGCACAGCCTCTTAAAGTCAGCAATGCCTCTTCATCTCAACCG GACTCCTGCCAAGGGACTCCCAGCAAGATGATGAAAATAGATGCATCAGTTGATCTTGACATGGCCTAA
- the slbp gene encoding histone RNA hairpin-binding protein isoform X1 yields the protein MSFRHKSRRTNAEYNGDENRNRGPSRWSNCRKRGADGSMRSNGDLDSTGTSDLKMNANHRPVSFTTPESEGPVPRCADWGSEVETDERRSSVRRDMQRYRRRILTSDFGPRERKNSSGSSESRDSPVPGEVMEEDEEVLMRRQKQITYGKNTLAYDRYIKEVPKHLRQPGVHPKTPNKFKKYSRRSWDQQIKLWKVKIHAWDPPALEGSELQAIEEVDLDDVMDIELDFPELDSDSSAQPLKVSNASSSQPDSCQGTPSKMMKIDASVDLDMA from the exons GAATAGGGGCCCTTCAAGGTGGTCCAACTGCCGGAAACGGGGAGCTGATGGCAGTATGAGATCAAATGGGGACTTGGACTCAACCGGTACCAGTGATCTGAAGATGAATGCTAACCATAGACCTGTTAG TTTTACCACTCCTGAAAGTGAAGGTCCAGTTCCTAGATGCGCGGATTGGGGGAGTGAAGTGGAGACTGACGAAAGGCGCTCAAGTGTCCGTCGGGATATGCAACG TTACAGGCGAAGGATACTAACATCAGATTTTGGTCCAAGGGAACGAAAGAACTCTTCTGGGAG CTCAGAGTCCAGAGACTCTCCTGTCCCCGGTGAGGTCATGGAGGAGGACGAGGAAGTCCTGATGAGGAGGCAGAAACAGATCACCTACGGGAAGAACACACTCGCCTATGACAGATACATCAAGGAAGTACCCAA GCACTTGAGGCAGCCGGGAGTTCATCCTAAGACTCCCAACAAGTTCAAGAAGTACAGCCGGCGCTCATGGGACCAGCAGATTAAGCTGTGGAAGGTGAAGATTCACGCGTGGGATCCCCCAGCCCTGGAAGGCAGTGAGCTGCAGGCCAT AGAGGAGGTTGACTTGGATGATGTCATGGATATTGAGCTGGACTTCCCTGAGCTGGATTCAGACTCGAGCGCACAGCCTCTTAAAGTCAGCAATGCCTCTTCATCTCAACCG GACTCCTGCCAAGGGACTCCCAGCAAGATGATGAAAATAGATGCATCAGTTGATCTTGACATGGCCTAA
- the ccdc142 gene encoding uncharacterized protein ccdc142: protein MAQILCTYQVTQNGTALEIEGQGGLDKAGDKTETSPVNENPEPFSSEEEQKRLNALSDDDFLSKDKLDASWSQSCPFTKSLQKAEALLRTRFNPSLRWLLRQKSDDMWEFENRDTFVACQNLTSQSSSRLQRLDQGMLGLSPQCQVLRGPRTGQLQSCVRGLATEGSFYHHPPAATLSQHYGQLQYLLEQRAQLLFLHEYARRTRVTTVYVDKLTSLLERELGLLMDRSRVLERPNSAWSFGMGGLCQELRIHVSHWDALCAKAQSDVWLRTVLFQRTETLAVMRRTLRVLGLQALVLMERCIYTALSALASAQLARVPRDALEDLLAGAEVFNQVLEEQRVQHRGSRWRTQTLQLSDWPGLSSRQPTRRGSLPAPFPVVELMRILAEHRGQIAAEQLYQWASQQSFLYSQALHTGAPAPTWEKLELLFPLLSPLHPSEPSPDGLTLENLPGPSSDESRLGKPCSWSSDLPFIAFIRQDRKSLEILFQALVSSTDLMAPHIPNRPRPECTNTPEHSPRCFEGESSPTDEARQEIKRPKSVQSGACVELFGHYRTMLWREFGKAVIQRFHQPPKRDPLGSVNQWNDQMVFQLVMWLNHGCRGELVPEECRGVVDDFILQLLSNTAFRHWDEVMCASLGSGLKDKCLPGVERENCMVMTCTMERLLQLSPPLLTVLQCLQTSALLVQGDSNARTMRSLHIGSLSRVVASVRSSTFWVMRKAYQFLSSWSLNKFLLVTLGDLKVLRASVVRLLQHVEALSVNENHLLKLLAAQLTQSVTDLQVFSELVLRIFSKDCKRMSEEIFLQTMPSAKHWRVNYKTEFPSSPSDYATTAAQSVIGQVLEGVQPLPEEARIPALTEAMTAFMEAWMEHILKQKIKFSIQGALQLKQDFDLIRNLIRSEEYSLSEEIHQRLLSLRVFHQVDNAIVCLLQQPMAKPYMPSRGWEPFRRCCPSSANMVDQSSSSLNNFESMDLQSACQQALAQAEGSMSPELLASTPQESYLAVAQQEWLDLRIHNGNRWKLPGLQCLTRSEP, encoded by the exons ATGGCTCAGATTTTGTGCACCTACCAGGTGACCCAGAATGGGACCGCTTTGGAAATAGAGGGGCAGGGAGGTTTGGACAAGGCAGGAG ATAAAACAGAGACATCCCCTGTGAATGAGAACCCAGAACCCTTTTCTTCTGAAGAGGAACAG AAGAGACTAAATGCTTTGTCAGATGATGACTTTCTTTCAAAGGACAAGCTTGATG CTTCTTGGTCCCAGAGTTGCCCCTTCACCAAGTCTCTGCAGAAGGCGGAGGCCCTGCTGAGGACTCGCTTCAACCCCAGCCTGAGGTGGCTACTGAGGCAGAAAAGTGATGATATGTGGGAATTTGAGAACCGGGATACCTTTGTAGCGTGCCAGAACCTCACCTCTCAGTCGTCTAGCAGGCTGCAGCGGCTAGACCAGGGCATGCTGGGTCTCAGTCCACAGTGCCAAGTGTTGCGGGGGCCACGGACAGGCCAGCTGCAGAGTTGCGTCAGGGGCCTCGCTACAGAGGGCAGTTTCTACCACCACCCTCCAGCCGCTACCCTCAGCCAGCACTATGGGCAGCTGCAGTACCTACTGGAACAGCGGGCTCAGCTCCTTTTCCTCCATGAGTATGCCCGGCGCACCAGAGTCACCACTGTGTACGTTGACAAACTGACTAGCCTGCTGGAGCGGGAGCTAGGTTTGTTGATGGACAGGAGTCGAGTCCTGGAGCGACCAAACTCTGCCTGGAGCTTTGGGATGGGAGGCCTGTGCCAGGAACTACGTATCCATGTGAGCCATTGGGATGCTCTATGTGCCAAAGCCCAGTCTGACGTCTGGCTGAGAACTGTTCTGTTCCAGAGGACAGAGACCCTTGCTGTCATGCGGCGGACACTGAGAGTGCTGGGACTGCAGGCCCTGGTTCTGATGGAACGTTGTATCTATACAGCCCTCTCCGCTCTGGCCTCAGCTCAGCTGGCCAGGGTGCCTAGAGATGCCTTAGAAGACCTGCTGGCTGGGGCAGAGGTCTTTAACCAGGTACTGGAGGAGCAGAGAGTCCAGCATAGAGGCTCGCGGTGGAGAACTCAGACCCTGCAGCTGTCTGACTGGCCTGGGCTGTCTAGTAGGCAGCCCACCCGGAGGGGTAGCCTTCCTGCACCGTTCCCAGTGGTTGAACTGATGAGGATACTGGCAGAGCACAGGGGGCAGATTGCAGCAGAGCAGCTGTACCAATGGGCTTCCCAACAGAGCTTCCTCTACTCCCAGGCCCTGCACACTGGAGCCCCAGCCCCTACGTGGGAGAAATTAGAACTGTTATTCCCGCTGCTTTCCCCTCTACACCCCTCAGAGCCCAGTCCTGATGGGCTCACACTGGAGAACCTCCCTGGGCCCTCTTCAGATGAATCCAGGTTGGGAAAACCCTGTTCCTGGTCCTCTGATCTCCCCTTTATAGCCTTCATCCGTCAGGACCGAAAGTCTCTAGAGATTCTCTTCCAGGCCCTGGTGTCCTCCACAGACCTGATGGCTCCACACATCCCCAACAGACCCAGGCCGGAGTGTACCAACACCCCAGAACATTCTCCCAGGTGCTTTGAGGGAGAGTCTTCACCCACAGATGAGGCCAGGCAGGAGATAAAGAGACCCAAGTCAGTCCAGTCTGGGGCCTGTGTGGAGCTCTTTGGTCATTACAGGACAATGCTGTGGAGGGAGTTTGGCAAAGCTGTCATTCAGCGCTTCCACCAGCCACCAAAGAGAGACCCTTTGGGCAGTGTTAACCAGTGGAACGACCAGATGGTTTTCCAGCTTGTGATGTGGCTCAACCATGGCTGTAGAGGAG AGCTCGTCCCTGAAGAGTGTAGAGGAGTGGTTGATGACTTCATCTTACAGCTCCTGTCCAACACTGCTTTTAGGCACTGGGATGAGG TGATGTgtgcgtcactgggctcaggacTGAAAGATAAATGTCTTCCAGGAGTTGAGCGTGAGAACTGCATGGTGATGACATGTACCATGGAGAGACTCCTGCAGCTGTCCCCTCCACTCCTCACAGTGCTGCAGTGTCTTCAAACTTCAGCCCTCCTGGTCCAAG GTGACAGTAATGCTCGGACTATGAGGTCCCTTCACATAGGATCGCTGAGCAGAGTGGTGGCATCCGTCCGATCCTCTACCTTCTGGGTCATGAGAAAGGCCTATCAGTTCCTTTCCTCCTGGTCCCTCAACAAGTTCCTGCTTGTCACCCTAGGAGACCTCAAG GTTCTGAGAGCATCAGTGGTGAGGCTACTGCAGCATGTGGAGGCCCTGAGTGTGAATGAAAATCATCTCCTCAAGCTGCTGGCTGCACAGCTTACTCAGAGTGTCACAGATCTACAG GTATTCTCTGAACTGGTGCTCAGAATCTTCTCCAAGGACTGTAAGAGGATGTCTGAGGAGATCTTTTTGCAGACCATGCCCTCAGCAAAGCACTGGAGAGTGAACTATAAAACAG AGTTCCCCAGCAGCCCTAGTGATTACGCTACTACTGCAGCTCagagtgtaataggacaggtacTGGAGGGGGTGCAGCCCCTGCCTGAGGAGGCTCGGATCCCCGCCCTGACAGAGGCCATGACAGCCTTCATGGAGGCCTGGATGGAGCACATCCTCAAGCAGAAGATCAAGTTCAG tatcCAGGGGGCTCTACAGCTGAAGCAAGACTTTGACTTGATCCGGAACCTGATACGCTCTGAGGAATACAGCCTGTCAGAGGAGATCCACCAGAGGCTGCTCTCCCTCCGGGTCTTCCACCAGGTGGACAACGCCATCGTGTGCCTGCTGCAGCAGCCCATGGCCAAGCCCTACATGCCTTCGCGGGGCTGGGAGCCCTTCAGACGCTGCT GTCCAAGTAGTGCCAATATGGTGGACCAATCGTCTAGCAGTCTGAATAATTTTGAGAGCATGGACCTCCAGTCTGCATGTCAACAGGCCCTGGCCCAGGCAGAGGGCTCTATGAGCCCTGAGCTGCTGGCCTCCACCCCGCAGGAGTCCTACCTGGCCGTGGCACAGCAAGAGTGGCTGGACCTGCGCATACACAATGGAAACCGCTGGAAGCTCCCTGGGCTGCAGTGCCTGACAAGGTCAGAGCCCTAA